A genomic region of uncultured Paludibaculum sp. contains the following coding sequences:
- a CDS encoding putative sensor domain DACNV-containing protein: MPESAYPMARVAALRIHERFEQLSTASRAAGSYPGPCADLATLEAAIDVAFWASLRREEGFAPRVSLAFLPPGSTSGPLRLSPPLLLTPQSLTRLAPAVDRQGIHLGVWHEDGTLTAWGATHHLPPFTPVLDVVAPGLLVVKYTRGEESGKFVNIAVIEGDQLKMIDPRATSLPECPSRLTPLLGIEMQFQSEDAPGILLQFAVSMRAHARGGALLLVPSESSSWRESILSPPGYVVSPAYSAVPVIPTPGLPILDELRRKIESAAGLTAVDGATLLNDRFEVLAFGDKIIRRRGASPVSQVTLSEPIEGAQATVVEPALLGGTRHLSAAQFIQDQPDSVAMVASQDGRFTVFWWSQCDGMVHARRVESVLL; this comes from the coding sequence ATGCCCGAATCGGCCTACCCCATGGCGCGCGTCGCCGCGCTCCGTATCCACGAACGGTTTGAACAGCTGAGCACCGCTTCCCGGGCAGCCGGATCCTACCCCGGCCCGTGTGCGGACCTCGCCACCCTCGAGGCGGCCATCGACGTGGCCTTCTGGGCCAGTTTGCGGAGGGAGGAGGGCTTTGCCCCGCGTGTCTCGTTGGCGTTTCTACCGCCCGGTTCCACGTCCGGCCCGCTCCGGCTGAGCCCGCCGTTGTTGTTGACGCCACAGTCGCTCACCCGGCTCGCGCCGGCCGTCGACCGGCAGGGCATCCACCTCGGCGTCTGGCACGAGGACGGAACCCTTACTGCCTGGGGTGCCACCCACCACCTGCCGCCGTTCACACCCGTGCTGGACGTCGTGGCTCCCGGCCTGTTGGTGGTGAAGTACACGCGCGGGGAGGAGTCCGGCAAGTTCGTGAACATCGCAGTCATCGAGGGTGACCAGCTCAAGATGATCGACCCGCGGGCCACCAGCCTGCCCGAGTGCCCCTCGCGCCTGACCCCGCTGCTGGGCATAGAGATGCAGTTCCAATCCGAGGACGCACCGGGCATTCTGCTGCAGTTTGCCGTTTCCATGCGAGCCCACGCACGCGGCGGCGCTCTGCTGCTGGTTCCTTCCGAATCCTCGTCCTGGCGCGAATCCATTCTCTCGCCCCCCGGATACGTCGTTTCGCCGGCCTACTCCGCTGTGCCTGTGATCCCTACACCTGGCTTGCCGATTCTGGACGAACTCCGGAGAAAGATCGAAAGCGCGGCCGGCCTGACTGCTGTCGACGGAGCCACACTGCTGAACGATCGTTTTGAGGTGCTGGCCTTCGGGGACAAGATCATCCGGCGCCGCGGCGCTTCGCCGGTCTCACAAGTCACTCTCAGCGAGCCCATCGAAGGCGCCCAGGCCACCGTAGTAGAACCGGCCTTGCTGGGCGGAACACGCCACCTGTCGGCGGCACAATTCATCCAGGATCAGCCGGATTCCGTCGCCATGGTCGCCTCGCAGGATGGCCGCTTTACCGTCTTCTGGTGGTCGCAGTGCGACGGCATGGTGCATGCCCGGCGCGTGGAGTCCGTTCTGCTCTAA
- a CDS encoding M50 family metallopeptidase: protein MSAIFLTLGGAEVGRTLYRVARATTHGAPPIRPMIWILGYMISAGILAGVAWWNMRRGGRFTAGWMLAVSLYHVMVLPFGPLVAIAGLLVFLRRGQRHALRHKQPDGHRPKAGDATSRWSQGAFWVVQWGCVLAGYPLIARFAQDLGLVRPPGSLINYLDLPLAIVASIAMHEMGHAVGAWASEFQVCHFQVGPLTANKLDGRWRVEWIAALGGGVGAVPTSDRLMRSRVLFFTAAGPVASAMTGCVSTLFFLAAPGTFWEPYWSFFALLGLFGLSDAIANLVPVGIGGGVYSDGARLWQLALDGPWSRQILFAYYRGLSATTMLSPADWPSDMVEESARFAASSGGGLKEILLAYCHFRLKGNDERARLYFQTFAHRTSLLPANRASRMAPEIAFFEAVYFGNLTAAREWLERSRDRSISDHWRARAAVLALSGDLTEGREAWCNGWRMVAQAPPTGNRLLDEHDFRRMAERWWPDLVALTPPPHAELEPVAV, encoded by the coding sequence ATGTCGGCGATCTTTTTAACGCTGGGCGGAGCGGAAGTTGGCCGCACTCTCTATCGCGTCGCCCGTGCCACCACGCACGGGGCACCACCGATCCGACCGATGATCTGGATTCTTGGATACATGATTTCCGCCGGTATTCTTGCCGGCGTAGCCTGGTGGAACATGCGTCGCGGTGGCCGGTTTACCGCCGGTTGGATGCTGGCCGTTTCGCTCTATCACGTCATGGTGTTGCCCTTTGGGCCGCTGGTGGCGATCGCCGGGCTTCTCGTCTTCTTGCGCCGCGGCCAGCGCCACGCGCTACGTCATAAACAGCCCGACGGTCACCGGCCGAAGGCGGGTGACGCGACCTCGCGGTGGTCGCAGGGTGCGTTCTGGGTGGTGCAGTGGGGCTGCGTGCTGGCGGGGTATCCTCTGATTGCCCGATTCGCCCAGGACTTGGGATTAGTCCGGCCGCCTGGCAGCCTTATCAATTATTTGGATCTGCCGTTGGCTATCGTTGCTTCCATCGCGATGCACGAAATGGGCCACGCGGTGGGTGCCTGGGCGTCTGAGTTCCAGGTGTGTCATTTCCAGGTGGGTCCGCTGACCGCCAACAAGCTGGATGGCCGCTGGCGGGTGGAATGGATCGCGGCGCTGGGCGGCGGCGTGGGCGCGGTGCCAACGTCGGACCGGCTGATGCGCTCACGGGTCCTCTTCTTCACGGCGGCAGGACCGGTGGCATCGGCCATGACCGGCTGCGTGTCCACGCTGTTCTTCCTGGCGGCGCCGGGCACCTTCTGGGAGCCCTATTGGAGCTTCTTCGCCCTACTCGGCCTGTTCGGGTTGAGCGACGCGATCGCCAATCTGGTGCCGGTCGGCATCGGCGGGGGCGTCTACTCCGATGGCGCGCGTCTGTGGCAACTGGCGTTGGACGGACCGTGGAGCCGCCAGATCCTCTTCGCCTACTACCGTGGTCTCAGCGCTACGACCATGCTCTCGCCGGCCGACTGGCCCAGCGATATGGTGGAGGAGTCGGCGCGCTTTGCGGCATCCTCGGGCGGAGGGCTCAAGGAGATCCTGCTGGCCTACTGCCATTTCCGTCTCAAGGGCAACGACGAACGGGCACGCCTCTACTTTCAGACCTTCGCTCATCGGACCTCCCTGCTGCCCGCGAACAGGGCCAGCAGGATGGCCCCGGAGATCGCCTTCTTTGAGGCCGTCTACTTCGGCAACCTGACGGCGGCGCGCGAATGGCTGGAGCGCTCGAGGGACCGCTCGATCTCCGACCACTGGCGGGCGAGGGCCGCGGTGCTGGCGCTCTCCGGCGACCTGACTGAGGGCCGCGAGGCGTGGTGCAACGGCTGGCGGATGGTGGCCCAAGCTCCGCCCACCGGCAACCGTCTGCTGGATGAGCACGACTTCCGCCGGATGGCCGAGCGGTGGTGGCCGGATCTGGTGGCGCTGACGCCGCCACCGCATGCTGAGCTCGAGCCCGTGGCGGTTTAG
- a CDS encoding ABC transporter permease, protein MKNLVESARMALAALSANRMRSLLTMLGIIIGVAAVIAMVSVGSGATERISEQIASMGSNLIVIMPGSLTSGGMRMGSGMSLTLTEEDAAAIAAECPSVAQVAPMVRSSAQVIQGNNNWATSVIGTVPSYLEVRDLTLERGEPFTTQDVDSSARVALLGETVVQNLFGGMDPIGQVFRIRNVPFTVSGVLTPKGQSPMGQDQDDVILIPLTTAKQRVLGTSQANAHSIGNVLVEATGPGQMDSAIDQMTQLLRQRHRIQPGSDDDFSVRNLSEVFSAQEESASVMAILLGAIASVSLIVGGIGIMNIMLVSVTERTKEIGIRKAIGARMSDILSQFLVEAVTLSLVGGVAGIVLGLGGSWAISAIAHWSTQVSVSAIALAFVFSALVGVFFGYYPARQAARLDPILALRFE, encoded by the coding sequence ATGAAGAACTTAGTCGAAAGCGCCCGCATGGCGTTGGCCGCCCTGTCAGCCAACCGGATGAGATCGCTGCTGACGATGCTGGGCATCATCATCGGCGTGGCTGCAGTGATCGCCATGGTGTCGGTGGGTTCCGGTGCCACGGAGCGGATCAGCGAGCAGATCGCGAGCATGGGCAGCAATCTGATCGTCATCATGCCGGGTAGTCTGACGAGCGGCGGTATGAGGATGGGCAGCGGGATGTCGTTGACGTTGACGGAGGAGGACGCGGCGGCGATCGCGGCCGAGTGTCCGTCGGTCGCGCAGGTGGCGCCGATGGTACGCAGTTCGGCGCAAGTGATCCAGGGCAATAACAATTGGGCGACCTCAGTGATCGGAACCGTACCTTCGTACCTGGAGGTGCGCGACCTGACGCTCGAGCGCGGCGAGCCCTTCACGACGCAGGACGTCGACTCCTCGGCCCGTGTCGCACTGCTGGGTGAAACCGTGGTGCAGAACCTGTTCGGCGGTATGGATCCCATCGGACAGGTGTTCCGCATTCGCAACGTGCCGTTTACGGTGTCCGGGGTGTTGACGCCGAAGGGCCAAAGCCCAATGGGGCAGGACCAGGACGATGTCATCCTGATCCCGCTGACAACGGCCAAGCAGCGCGTATTGGGCACCAGTCAGGCGAATGCCCACTCCATTGGCAATGTTTTGGTGGAGGCGACCGGACCGGGTCAGATGGACTCCGCGATTGACCAGATGACGCAATTGTTGCGTCAGAGGCACCGGATTCAGCCGGGATCGGATGACGACTTTTCGGTACGGAATCTTTCGGAAGTTTTCTCGGCCCAGGAAGAATCAGCCAGTGTGATGGCGATACTGTTGGGCGCTATTGCTTCGGTTTCGTTGATCGTTGGCGGAATCGGAATCATGAATATCATGTTGGTTTCCGTGACGGAGCGCACGAAAGAGATCGGGATTCGGAAGGCGATCGGGGCACGGATGAGCGACATCCTGTCGCAGTTCCTGGTGGAAGCCGTGACGCTCTCGCTGGTGGGCGGTGTTGCGGGTATTGTGCTGGGGTTGGGCGGGTCATGGGCGATCAGCGCGATTGCGCACTGGTCCACGCAGGTCAGTGTCTCGGCCATCGCTTTGGCGTTCGTGTTTTCGGCGCTGGTGGGCGTCTTCTTCGGCTACTACCCGGCTCGGCAGGCGGCGCGTCTGGACCCGATATTGGCGCTAAGGTTTGAGTAG
- a CDS encoding efflux RND transporter periplasmic adaptor subunit, translated as MMSRTKSTGWATVAAALMVAALAGSYSLMRGRNTERYRTAPVTRGDLLQTVSATGNPNAVVTVQVGTQVSGNIQALYADFNSRVSKGDLIARIDPTLFDARVQQAQAALESARIAVVNAQAQIQARQADILTAKANVAAASANVLKAQAAVVDARSKYERRHAMEDDKIFSKEDIETAKATLDTAEGSLTAAKAQEDAARQGVASAEAQLAVARAGLDSSNSQVKQSIANLMQSQIDLDHTYIRAPVNGTVVARHVDVGQTVAASLQAPTIFEIAEDLAKMQVDTNVSEADIGKVQVGQESSFSVDAYPGRIFHGAVREIRKAPINVQNVITYDVVIGVDNSDLKLFPGMTATVKIVTGRKEGVLKVPNAALRFKPDNAAPATASRRGATATALWTLGPDGKPRRVMVMTGATDGVSTEVTGQDLQQGAPVIVAAVSGSGSAAKKAAPFGGAGNRGPRL; from the coding sequence ATGATGAGCCGCACAAAATCGACTGGTTGGGCCACGGTGGCCGCCGCGCTGATGGTCGCCGCTTTGGCTGGGTCGTACTCGTTGATGCGAGGACGCAATACGGAGCGGTACAGGACGGCCCCGGTCACGCGGGGTGATCTGCTGCAGACCGTTTCGGCTACGGGCAATCCGAACGCCGTGGTTACGGTTCAGGTGGGTACGCAGGTCTCGGGCAACATTCAGGCGCTCTACGCCGATTTCAACAGCCGCGTATCCAAGGGCGACCTGATCGCGCGCATTGACCCCACGTTGTTCGACGCACGGGTCCAGCAAGCGCAGGCCGCGCTCGAGTCGGCGCGCATCGCCGTGGTGAATGCGCAGGCGCAGATTCAGGCCCGTCAGGCCGACATCCTTACGGCCAAGGCGAACGTGGCGGCTGCCTCCGCCAATGTGCTGAAGGCGCAAGCGGCGGTGGTCGATGCCAGGAGCAAGTACGAACGGCGTCACGCGATGGAGGACGACAAGATCTTCTCCAAAGAGGACATTGAGACTGCCAAGGCGACGCTGGATACCGCGGAGGGCAGCCTGACGGCAGCCAAAGCGCAGGAAGACGCGGCACGTCAAGGCGTTGCTTCGGCTGAGGCCCAACTGGCCGTGGCGCGTGCCGGACTCGACTCGTCAAATTCCCAGGTGAAACAGAGCATCGCCAATCTGATGCAGAGCCAGATTGACCTGGACCACACCTACATTCGGGCTCCGGTCAATGGGACCGTCGTGGCGCGTCATGTCGATGTGGGACAGACCGTTGCGGCGAGCTTGCAGGCGCCCACGATTTTCGAGATCGCCGAGGACCTGGCCAAGATGCAGGTGGACACGAACGTGTCGGAGGCCGATATCGGCAAGGTACAGGTGGGGCAGGAGTCGAGCTTCAGCGTGGATGCGTATCCAGGCAGGATCTTCCACGGCGCAGTGCGCGAGATCCGGAAGGCACCCATCAACGTTCAGAACGTGATTACGTACGATGTCGTGATTGGGGTGGACAACTCCGACCTGAAGCTGTTTCCGGGTATGACGGCGACGGTAAAGATTGTCACCGGGCGCAAGGAAGGCGTGCTGAAGGTGCCGAACGCCGCATTGCGGTTCAAGCCCGACAACGCCGCGCCGGCCACGGCGTCGCGCCGCGGGGCGACGGCGACCGCCCTGTGGACACTGGGTCCGGATGGTAAGCCTCGGCGGGTCATGGTGATGACGGGCGCCACGGACGGGGTCTCCACGGAGGTGACCGGGCAGGACCTGCAGCAGGGTGCGCCGGTGATTGTGGCGGCGGTGAGCGGATCGGGTTCGGCGGCCAAGAAGGCGGCGCCCTTTGGCGGTGCTGGCAATCGGGGGCCCAGGCTTTGA